One stretch of Acidimicrobiales bacterium DNA includes these proteins:
- a CDS encoding N-acetylglutaminylglutamine amidotransferase, whose translation MCGIAGEVRRAGERADVAAVDAMATRLESRGPDGSGVWASGPIAFAHRRLAIIDLSEAAAQPFHRSDLGLTVTFNGCIYNYEALRAELVAGGYTFSSHGDTEVILAGYHRWGTAVVDRLVGMFAFAVAERDSGRVVLARDRLGIKPLYLADVDGALRFASTLPALVAGGGVDTSIDPVALHHYLSLHSVVPAPRTILTGVRRLDAGTVMTVEPDGGRSTHRYWEAARRRRDDLVDLSADEWRDALGASLRQAVRRRLVADVPVGVLLSGGLDSSLIVGLLAELGQDRLSTFSIGFESAGEIEGDEFRYSDVVAERFDTDHHRLRIPTDDLVPALRDAIGAMSEPMVSHDVVAFSLLSQVVSRHVKVVQSGQGADEVFAGYHWYPPLVDADDDGASAYREGFVDRPHAAMSDLVDGDWLADHDVTGELIDAHFARPGADTAVDRALRLDTEVMLVEDPVKRVDNMTMAWGLEARVPFLDHDLVELAGACPPELLLDQGGKGVLKEVARQVIPQEVIDRPKGYFPVPALTHLDGEVLEMVRGALYAPEAKARGLFRPDAVDRLLQDPNAALTPLGGNPLWQIGLLELWLQRQGIR comes from the coding sequence GTGTGTGGGATCGCGGGCGAGGTGCGCAGGGCGGGGGAGCGCGCCGATGTGGCCGCCGTCGACGCCATGGCCACTCGTCTCGAGTCCCGCGGGCCCGATGGATCGGGGGTGTGGGCGAGCGGGCCGATCGCGTTCGCCCACCGGCGACTGGCGATCATCGACCTGTCGGAGGCGGCGGCGCAGCCGTTCCACCGCTCGGACCTGGGCCTCACGGTCACCTTCAACGGGTGCATCTACAACTACGAGGCGCTGCGGGCCGAGCTCGTGGCCGGTGGCTACACGTTCTCGTCGCACGGCGACACCGAGGTCATCCTGGCCGGCTACCACCGCTGGGGAACGGCGGTGGTGGATCGGCTCGTCGGCATGTTCGCCTTCGCCGTCGCCGAGCGCGACAGCGGGCGCGTGGTGCTGGCCCGCGACCGCCTCGGCATCAAGCCCTTGTACCTCGCCGACGTCGATGGCGCCCTGCGTTTCGCCTCCACCCTCCCTGCCCTCGTCGCGGGCGGCGGCGTCGACACCAGCATCGACCCCGTCGCGCTCCACCACTACCTTTCGCTGCACTCGGTCGTGCCCGCCCCACGCACGATCCTCACCGGCGTCCGGCGCCTCGACGCCGGCACGGTCATGACGGTCGAGCCCGACGGCGGTCGATCGACCCACCGGTACTGGGAGGCGGCGCGCCGGCGCCGTGACGACCTGGTCGACCTCTCGGCCGACGAGTGGCGGGACGCCCTCGGCGCGTCGCTACGGCAGGCGGTCCGCCGCCGTCTGGTCGCCGATGTCCCGGTCGGGGTCCTCCTGTCGGGCGGCCTCGACTCGAGCCTCATCGTGGGGCTCTTGGCCGAGCTCGGCCAGGACCGGCTGTCCACCTTCAGCATCGGCTTCGAATCGGCCGGCGAGATCGAGGGCGACGAGTTCCGCTACTCCGACGTCGTGGCGGAGCGTTTCGACACCGATCACCACCGCCTGCGCATCCCCACCGATGATCTCGTCCCCGCCCTGCGTGACGCGATCGGAGCCATGAGCGAGCCGATGGTGAGCCACGACGTCGTGGCGTTCTCCCTGCTCTCGCAGGTCGTCTCCCGGCACGTGAAGGTGGTGCAGTCGGGCCAGGGCGCCGACGAGGTCTTCGCCGGGTACCACTGGTACCCGCCGCTGGTCGACGCCGACGACGACGGAGCGTCCGCCTATCGGGAAGGGTTCGTGGACCGCCCGCACGCGGCGATGTCCGACCTCGTGGACGGGGACTGGCTCGCCGATCACGACGTGACCGGCGAGCTGATCGACGCCCACTTCGCGCGGCCCGGCGCCGACACGGCGGTCGACCGAGCCCTGCGCCTCGACACCGAGGTGATGCTGGTGGAGGACCCGGTGAAGCGCGTGGACAACATGACGATGGCCTGGGGCCTCGAGGCCCGGGTGCCCTTCCTCGACCACGACCTCGTCGAGCTGGCCGGTGCCTGCCCGCCTGAGCTGCTGCTGGACCAAGGCGGCAAAGGTGTCTTGAAGGAGGTGGCCCGCCAGGTGATCCCGCAGGAGGTGATCGACCGGCCGAAGGGGTACTTCCCGGTCCCGGCCCTCACCCACCTCGACGGCGAGGTGCTCGAGATGGTCCGGGGCGCGCTCTACGCGCCCGAAGCCAAAGCCCGCGGCCTGTTCCGACCGGATGCCGTCGACCGCCTGCTCCAGGACCCCAACGCCGCACTCACGCCGCTCGGTGGCAACCCGTTGTGGCAGATCGGGCTGCTCGAGCTGTGGCTCCAGCGCCAGGGCATCCGATGA
- a CDS encoding DUF11 domain-containing protein — MVVASLTATALAAALIATSPPAGAQGAPEAGNPALTITKVADQATVVAGDPIDYHLTVTNTGDVTLTGVTIIDPKAPDCAGPVADLAPAEDVVVDCSYTTVDPDDVGTYSNAAVVTSNEGALALSETVNTTVEAPLSELTVTKTADETSVIAGDDIHFHVEVTNSGNQPLTGVTVTDPVAPGCDSAVGALAPDAGTTIDCTYTTDAGDVGTVSNVASAVSDQTTSVDSNQVDVTVTAESFGLTATLTVDQSEVVAGEDLDYHLELENTGNRTLTGLAVTDAAAPDCDGPVADLAAGATTTVDCTYTTTPGDVGTFANSASVDSNETTAVVSNEVSSTVVAAAPAITIAQTVDQTSVFVTEEIDLHLELENTGNQTLTGIVIVDFKAPDCAGPVADLAAGASITIDCTYIPVLADVGSWKNTAAVDTAQTPLLASNQISVTVKAPFCGPNPVNISLAEGDVPTEGDDVILGTPGPDVINSLGGDDAICALGGDDIIDGGAGADLIVGMNGADTITGGFGSDYLLGDLDFATSNPGADVINGGGGNDYIDSWVGDDTIDGGPGNDEIYARGGSDTVVAGDGNDFVRGYGGNDDIDGGAGRDQLYGDEGNDTIHGGSDNDVLIGNAGADVLTGGGGVDLLKGGGGADRADGGAGDDRVDGDDGDDVVKGGTGNDVVKGGNQNDQVHGGSGNDVLFGDAGNDRLFGDAGIDRLSGGTGNDRLSGGLGSDGCFGDSGTDVADNTCDATANVP; from the coding sequence GTGGTCGTTGCGTCACTGACCGCAACGGCACTGGCCGCTGCCCTCATCGCCACGTCGCCGCCCGCCGGTGCGCAGGGCGCCCCCGAGGCGGGTAACCCAGCGCTCACCATCACGAAGGTCGCCGACCAGGCCACCGTGGTCGCCGGCGACCCGATCGACTACCACCTCACGGTCACCAACACGGGCGACGTCACCCTCACCGGCGTCACCATCATCGATCCGAAGGCGCCGGACTGCGCGGGCCCGGTGGCAGACCTCGCGCCCGCCGAGGACGTCGTCGTCGACTGCTCGTACACCACGGTCGACCCCGACGACGTCGGCACCTACAGCAACGCCGCGGTGGTCACCTCGAACGAAGGGGCCCTGGCGCTGTCCGAGACGGTGAACACCACCGTCGAGGCCCCCCTGTCCGAGCTGACCGTCACGAAGACGGCAGACGAGACGAGCGTGATCGCGGGCGATGACATCCACTTCCACGTCGAGGTCACGAACAGCGGCAACCAGCCCCTGACGGGGGTGACGGTCACCGACCCGGTGGCGCCCGGTTGCGACAGCGCCGTCGGTGCCCTGGCCCCTGACGCCGGCACGACCATCGACTGCACCTACACCACCGACGCGGGCGACGTCGGTACGGTCAGCAACGTGGCGTCGGCGGTGTCCGACCAGACCACCTCGGTCGACTCCAACCAGGTGGACGTCACCGTCACGGCGGAGTCCTTCGGGCTGACCGCCACCCTGACGGTCGACCAGAGCGAGGTGGTCGCAGGCGAGGACCTCGACTACCACCTCGAGCTCGAGAACACCGGTAACCGCACGCTCACCGGCCTCGCGGTCACCGACGCCGCGGCACCCGACTGCGACGGCCCCGTGGCCGACCTCGCCGCCGGGGCCACGACCACGGTGGACTGCACCTACACCACGACCCCGGGCGACGTCGGCACCTTCGCCAACAGCGCGTCCGTGGACTCCAACGAGACGACCGCCGTGGTCAGCAACGAGGTGTCCAGCACCGTCGTCGCTGCGGCGCCCGCCATCACCATCGCCCAGACGGTCGACCAGACCTCCGTGTTCGTCACCGAGGAGATCGACCTCCACCTGGAGCTGGAGAACACCGGCAACCAGACCCTCACCGGCATCGTGATCGTCGACTTCAAGGCGCCGGACTGCGCCGGACCGGTCGCCGACCTGGCGGCCGGAGCGAGCATCACCATCGACTGCACCTACATCCCGGTGCTGGCCGACGTGGGCAGCTGGAAGAACACCGCCGCGGTCGACACGGCCCAGACCCCGCTGCTCGCGTCGAACCAGATCAGCGTGACGGTCAAGGCACCGTTCTGCGGACCGAACCCGGTGAACATCTCGCTGGCCGAGGGCGACGTGCCCACCGAGGGCGACGACGTGATCCTCGGCACGCCGGGGCCAGACGTCATCAACAGCCTCGGCGGCGACGACGCCATCTGCGCCCTCGGCGGTGACGACATCATCGACGGCGGCGCTGGCGCTGACCTCATCGTCGGCATGAACGGCGCGGACACCATCACGGGCGGGTTCGGGTCCGACTACCTGCTCGGTGACCTCGACTTCGCCACCTCCAACCCAGGGGCCGATGTCATCAACGGCGGCGGCGGCAACGACTACATCGACTCGTGGGTGGGAGACGACACCATCGACGGCGGGCCGGGCAACGACGAGATCTACGCCCGTGGCGGCTCGGACACCGTCGTTGCCGGTGACGGCAACGACTTCGTGCGCGGCTACGGCGGCAACGACGACATCGACGGTGGCGCCGGTCGTGACCAGCTCTACGGCGACGAAGGCAACGACACCATCCACGGCGGCTCCGACAACGACGTCCTCATCGGCAACGCGGGGGCCGACGTCCTGACCGGCGGAGGCGGCGTCGACCTCCTCAAGGGTGGTGGCGGTGCGGACCGCGCCGACGGCGGCGCCGGCGACGACCGGGTCGACGGCGACGACGGCGACGACGTCGTCAAGGGCGGCACCGGCAACGACGTGGTCAAGGGCGGCAACCAGAACGACCAGGTCCATGGCGGCAGCGGCAACGACGTGCTCTTCGGCGACGCCGGCAACGACCGCTTGTTCGGCGACGCCGGCATCGACCGCCTCAGCGGCGGCACCGGCAACGACCGCCTCAGCGGCGGCTTGGGCTCGGACGGCTGCTTCGGCGACTCGGGCACCGATGTCGCCGACAACACCTGCGACGCCACGGCGAACGTGCCCTGA
- a CDS encoding NUDIX domain-containing protein — protein sequence MPDRLHRFALRCYQRLPVLGRRWVVRTIAPSYTVGAMCIIERHDGALLLIRHSYRSRWGVPGGLLNRREDPAVAARREVREEVGLEVDLWGEPAVVVDAVPQRVDLVYRARLSAGAALDDVRPVSAEIAEARWFPPDALPELQHETTTALMALARTDRDGMDRGLRGGEVA from the coding sequence GTGCCCGACCGTCTGCACCGCTTCGCCCTGCGGTGCTACCAGCGACTCCCCGTCCTCGGCCGGCGCTGGGTGGTGCGCACGATCGCGCCTTCCTACACCGTCGGCGCCATGTGCATCATCGAACGACACGACGGTGCGCTCCTGTTGATCCGCCACAGCTACCGGAGCCGCTGGGGAGTCCCGGGTGGGCTGCTGAACCGGCGGGAGGACCCCGCCGTCGCCGCTCGTCGCGAGGTGCGGGAGGAGGTCGGTCTCGAGGTCGACCTCTGGGGCGAGCCTGCCGTGGTGGTGGACGCCGTGCCGCAGCGCGTCGACCTGGTGTACCGGGCCCGGCTCAGCGCCGGAGCCGCGCTCGACGACGTCCGACCGGTGTCCGCGGAGATCGCCGAGGCGCGCTGGTTCCCCCCTGATGCGCTGCCCGAGCTCCAGCACGAGACCACGACCGCACTGATGGCGCTGGCCCGCACGGACCGGGATGGGATGGACCGCGGCCTGCGCGGCGGCGAGGTGGCCTGA
- a CDS encoding inositol monophosphatase, with amino-acid sequence MGAQVDDDELRALLRAAADAVADALAPLADWGPSGERLGQYRSDLVADAAVHAVLARAGVGVLSEESGARGLDARVVVVVDPLDGSTNASRRLPWYATSLCAVDADGPRASLVRNLVSGRTYEAQRGGGALVDGEALAPTGCTDLGDAVVGLSGLPPRHLGWRQFRAMGAVALDLCAVADGTLDAFVDCSPDAHGAWDYLGALLVCREAGVPVVDAVDRELVVLDHAARRTPVAAATPALLDALVEARRSFGGAPPVS; translated from the coding sequence ATGGGAGCACAGGTGGACGACGACGAGCTGAGAGCACTGCTTCGAGCGGCTGCGGATGCGGTGGCCGATGCGCTGGCCCCGTTGGCGGACTGGGGCCCCTCCGGTGAGCGGCTCGGGCAGTACCGCAGCGACCTCGTCGCCGACGCCGCGGTCCACGCGGTGCTCGCACGCGCCGGGGTGGGGGTGTTGAGTGAGGAATCGGGCGCCCGGGGCCTCGATGCCCGGGTGGTCGTGGTCGTCGATCCTCTCGACGGCTCCACGAACGCCTCCCGGCGGCTGCCCTGGTACGCGACGAGCCTCTGCGCCGTCGACGCCGACGGCCCGAGGGCGTCCCTGGTCCGCAACCTCGTCAGCGGTCGCACCTATGAGGCGCAGCGAGGTGGCGGGGCCCTCGTCGACGGTGAGGCGCTCGCCCCCACGGGGTGCACCGATCTCGGCGATGCCGTGGTCGGGCTCTCGGGGCTTCCTCCTCGCCACCTGGGATGGCGTCAGTTCCGGGCGATGGGGGCGGTGGCCCTCGATCTCTGCGCGGTGGCCGACGGCACCCTCGACGCGTTCGTGGACTGCTCGCCCGACGCCCATGGGGCGTGGGACTACCTCGGGGCCCTCCTGGTGTGTCGGGAGGCCGGTGTCCCGGTGGTCGACGCCGTCGACCGTGAGCTCGTGGTCCTCGACCATGCCGCCCGACGGACGCCGGTGGCCGCGGCGACGCCGGCCCTGCTCGATGCGCTCGTCGAGGCCCGCAGGTCGTTCGGCGGGGCGCCGCCCGTATCCTGA
- a CDS encoding amidase, with protein sequence MEPDTLGAAAAALRAGTTSSRELVERALARADARAELNVVAHLDRDGALTLAGARDAQLAAGEVVGPLHGLPITVKDLFVVDGFPLRAGTRAPLPDLGGQGTAVTRLRDAGAIVVATVNLHEVAYGITGENQWTGHVANPVDPQRQAGGSSSGSAAAVAAGIGLASLGTDTGGSIRVPASHCGVVGFKPTTGRVPLDGALPLSLTCDHAGPLVRSVDDAALFTAVLSGTSPAPLLPRMPARFAVPLGFLRGRLSRPVRHAFEGWLDVARRSGVDVVDLDLPGIEDALDIFRAIQAPEAARVHASALATNPDGFSPTVRAQLEAGIEAEATAETDARTARAELADALDAAVGRVDALVLPATPVPAPLQGSEAVELESGPAPLRPSLLALTAPFSLTGLPVLCLPFARIEGLPVGVQVVGRRGSDDHVLAVGAWLASGRR encoded by the coding sequence ATGGAGCCTGACACCCTCGGGGCGGCCGCCGCCGCCCTCCGGGCGGGCACCACCAGCTCGCGCGAGCTCGTCGAGCGCGCCCTCGCTCGTGCCGATGCCCGCGCCGAGCTGAACGTGGTCGCCCACCTCGACCGCGACGGTGCGCTCACGCTCGCCGGAGCCCGTGACGCGCAGCTCGCCGCCGGGGAGGTCGTGGGCCCGCTCCACGGTCTGCCCATCACCGTCAAGGACCTGTTCGTGGTGGACGGGTTCCCGCTCCGGGCGGGCACCCGTGCGCCGCTGCCCGACCTCGGAGGGCAGGGCACGGCGGTCACCCGCCTCCGCGATGCCGGCGCCATCGTGGTCGCCACCGTCAATCTGCACGAGGTCGCCTACGGCATCACCGGTGAGAACCAGTGGACCGGCCACGTCGCCAATCCCGTCGACCCCCAACGTCAGGCCGGCGGGTCGAGCAGCGGGTCGGCCGCCGCCGTGGCGGCCGGCATCGGTCTGGCCTCACTCGGGACGGACACCGGGGGGTCCATACGGGTTCCGGCCAGCCACTGCGGCGTCGTCGGCTTCAAGCCGACCACCGGACGCGTCCCGCTCGACGGTGCGCTCCCACTGAGCCTCACGTGCGACCACGCCGGGCCGCTGGTCCGGTCGGTCGACGATGCCGCCTTGTTCACCGCGGTGCTCTCGGGCACGTCGCCGGCGCCGCTCCTGCCCCGCATGCCGGCGCGGTTCGCGGTGCCGTTGGGGTTCCTCCGTGGTCGTCTCTCCCGGCCGGTCCGCCACGCCTTCGAGGGCTGGCTGGACGTGGCCCGGCGGTCCGGTGTCGACGTCGTGGACCTCGATCTGCCGGGCATCGAGGACGCCCTCGACATCTTCCGGGCGATCCAGGCGCCGGAGGCCGCCAGGGTGCACGCCTCGGCGCTGGCGACCAACCCGGACGGGTTCTCGCCGACGGTGCGCGCCCAGCTCGAGGCGGGGATCGAGGCGGAGGCGACCGCCGAGACGGACGCCCGCACCGCGCGCGCCGAGCTGGCGGACGCCCTCGACGCGGCCGTGGGCCGCGTCGACGCGTTGGTCCTGCCCGCGACGCCCGTGCCGGCGCCGCTCCAGGGGAGCGAAGCGGTCGAGCTGGAGTCGGGGCCGGCACCGCTGCGCCCGAGCCTCCTCGCGCTCACGGCGCCGTTCTCGCTGACAGGGCTCCCCGTGCTCTGCCTCCCGTTCGCCCGGATCGAGGGGTTACCCGTGGGGGTGCAGGTGGTCGGCCGTCGCGGCAGCGACGACCACGTGCTGGCCGTCGGCGCCTGGTTGGCGTCCGGCCGCCGCTGA
- a CDS encoding sulfatase-like hydrolase/transferase: MTRPNILFITLDQFRADSLSCAGHPVVRTPNLDRLAAEGVRFANHYSQAAPCSPGRAALYTGTYQMNNRVVSNGTPLDSRFDNLALAARRAGYRPALFGYTDQGIDPRLASGPDDPRLDTYEGVLAGFDPVLHLPTEVVPWLTWLAELGYDVPDNPDAALSSEPDRPAEHGVSAFLADRLIAWIEEQAAGGAPWFAHASFLRPHPPYAAAGHWATAYDPADVPLPVPPADDRHPLHDHMLEHPFLGAPADEAAIRALRAQYYGMISDVDHQVGRLRAALERLGQWDDTVVVVTADHGEQLGDQGLIEKAGFFEASYRVVSIWRDPHRQGGQGTVVERFTENVDVFPSLCDAMGIDVPAQCDGVPLTPFLDGEEPPWWRTAAFYEWDWRDVVLAFREFPWPWDRRPETYHLAVRRSEERAYVHFGDGGWRCFDLAADPTWRTEIRDPEVVLGEAQAMLEWRMNHLDRTMTGLLLLDGGTGRFPPEHPAMQPRASASLSTSGSTEAVDGA, encoded by the coding sequence GTGACGCGCCCGAACATCCTGTTCATCACGCTCGACCAGTTCCGGGCGGACTCGCTGTCGTGCGCGGGCCACCCGGTCGTGCGCACCCCGAACCTCGATCGGCTCGCGGCGGAGGGCGTCCGCTTCGCGAACCACTACTCGCAGGCGGCGCCCTGCAGCCCGGGGCGTGCGGCGCTGTACACGGGCACGTACCAGATGAACAACCGGGTGGTCAGCAACGGCACGCCCTTGGACAGCCGCTTCGACAACCTGGCCCTCGCCGCCCGCCGGGCCGGGTATCGGCCGGCGCTGTTCGGATACACCGACCAGGGGATCGACCCTCGGCTGGCCTCTGGTCCCGACGATCCCCGCCTCGACACCTACGAGGGTGTGCTGGCCGGGTTCGATCCGGTGCTCCACCTTCCCACCGAGGTGGTCCCGTGGCTCACGTGGCTGGCCGAGCTGGGCTACGACGTCCCGGACAACCCGGACGCCGCCCTGTCGTCCGAGCCCGACCGACCTGCCGAGCACGGTGTCTCCGCGTTCCTGGCCGACCGTCTCATCGCGTGGATCGAGGAGCAGGCCGCCGGGGGTGCACCGTGGTTCGCCCACGCATCGTTCCTGCGCCCGCACCCGCCCTACGCCGCCGCCGGCCACTGGGCGACCGCGTACGACCCCGCCGACGTCCCCTTGCCGGTGCCGCCGGCCGACGACCGCCACCCGTTGCACGACCACATGCTCGAGCACCCGTTCCTCGGTGCGCCTGCCGACGAGGCGGCCATCCGGGCCCTCCGGGCGCAGTACTACGGCATGATCAGCGACGTCGACCATCAGGTGGGCCGGCTCCGAGCGGCGCTGGAGCGCCTGGGTCAGTGGGACGACACCGTCGTGGTCGTCACCGCAGACCACGGCGAACAGCTCGGTGACCAGGGCCTCATCGAGAAGGCGGGCTTCTTCGAGGCCAGCTACCGCGTCGTGTCCATCTGGCGCGACCCCCACCGCCAGGGAGGGCAGGGGACCGTCGTCGAGCGCTTCACCGAGAACGTGGACGTGTTCCCCTCGCTGTGCGACGCGATGGGCATCGACGTGCCCGCGCAATGCGACGGGGTGCCGCTGACGCCGTTCCTCGACGGCGAGGAGCCGCCCTGGTGGCGGACCGCCGCGTTCTACGAGTGGGACTGGCGCGACGTCGTGCTGGCGTTCCGCGAGTTCCCCTGGCCGTGGGATCGACGGCCCGAGACCTACCACCTGGCCGTACGCCGCAGCGAAGAGCGCGCCTACGTCCACTTCGGTGACGGTGGGTGGCGTTGCTTCGACCTCGCCGCGGACCCGACCTGGCGCACCGAGATCCGCGATCCCGAGGTCGTCCTCGGCGAAGCTCAGGCCATGCTCGAGTGGCGCATGAACCACCTCGACCGCACCATGACCGGTCTGCTGCTGCTGGATGGCGGCACCGGACGGTTCCCACCCGAGCACCCAGCCATGCAGCCGCGGGCGTCGGCGTCGCTGTCGACCTCGGGGTCGACGGAGGCCGTGGATGGAGCCTGA
- a CDS encoding alpha/beta fold hydrolase, translated as MAELDLRHVRIHGHDVGYRMGGSGPALLLIHGIAGSSTAWKEVMPRLAKEYTVIAPDLLGHGESAKPMGDYSLGAVASGLRDLLGVLGITRATIVGQSFGGGVAMQLAYQHPELCERLVLVNSGGLGREVSWMLRLLTLPGAEYVMPAIFPRFVRPWGDATGRWLGERGVRSARVSEMWRAYGSLTDSENRYAFVRTMRGVIDPGGQTVSAMDRLYLAAHLPTLIVWGDRDTIIPVEHAHDAHEAIPGSRLAIIEGAGHFPHVECPEEFLDVLLDFLDTTEPAEVDMAELRELLLAHAEG; from the coding sequence ATGGCCGAACTCGACCTCCGCCACGTGCGCATCCACGGGCATGACGTCGGTTACCGGATGGGCGGCTCGGGACCTGCGCTCCTACTCATCCACGGCATCGCCGGAAGCTCGACCGCCTGGAAGGAGGTCATGCCGCGGCTGGCCAAGGAGTACACGGTCATCGCTCCCGACCTGCTGGGGCACGGCGAGTCCGCCAAGCCGATGGGGGACTACTCCCTCGGCGCCGTGGCCAGCGGGCTTCGTGACCTGTTGGGCGTGCTCGGCATCACCCGCGCCACCATCGTCGGCCAGTCCTTCGGTGGCGGTGTGGCGATGCAGCTGGCCTATCAGCACCCCGAGCTGTGCGAGCGCCTGGTGCTCGTCAACAGCGGGGGGCTGGGGCGGGAGGTCAGCTGGATGCTGCGCCTGCTGACGCTCCCCGGGGCCGAGTACGTCATGCCGGCGATCTTCCCCCGCTTCGTCCGACCCTGGGGGGACGCCACCGGACGCTGGTTGGGCGAGCGTGGGGTCCGCTCGGCGCGTGTGTCCGAGATGTGGCGCGCGTACGGCTCGCTCACCGACTCAGAGAACCGGTACGCCTTCGTCCGCACGATGCGCGGGGTGATCGACCCCGGCGGGCAGACCGTCAGCGCGATGGACCGGCTCTACCTCGCCGCCCACCTGCCCACGCTCATCGTGTGGGGCGATCGGGACACCATCATCCCCGTCGAGCACGCCCACGACGCGCACGAGGCCATCCCGGGGAGCCGGCTCGCCATCATCGAAGGAGCGGGTCACTTCCCCCACGTCGAGTGCCCCGAGGAGTTCCTCGACGTCCTCCTCGACTTCCTGGACACCACCGAGCCGGCCGAGGTCGACATGGCCGAGCTCCGTGAGCTCCTGCTGGCCCACGCCGAGGGCTGA
- a CDS encoding YggT family protein — MEPMPGTPAPTGAPNAAAPAAPPPDPGKVTGLRVAKVLTWLVYAYFLVAVILLVLEFFLLLFNANPDAGFAEWVYRSGDRVMEPFRGIFPTKQAGNGSVLDFAVLFAIIVYGVLALAFHSLVEWLDYRIRVDRWRAANPGQVPPPRR, encoded by the coding sequence ATGGAGCCGATGCCTGGAACGCCGGCGCCGACCGGCGCCCCGAACGCCGCCGCCCCGGCGGCGCCGCCGCCCGACCCCGGCAAGGTGACCGGGCTGCGTGTCGCGAAGGTGCTCACGTGGCTGGTCTACGCCTACTTCCTCGTGGCGGTGATCCTGCTCGTCCTCGAGTTCTTCCTGCTGCTCTTCAACGCCAACCCGGACGCCGGGTTCGCCGAGTGGGTCTACCGAAGCGGCGACCGGGTGATGGAGCCGTTCCGGGGGATCTTCCCGACCAAGCAGGCCGGCAACGGCTCGGTACTCGACTTCGCCGTGCTCTTCGCCATCATCGTCTACGGCGTGCTGGCCCTGGCCTTCCACAGCCTCGTCGAGTGGTTGGACTACCGCATCCGCGTCGACCGCTGGCGGGCCGCCAACCCCGGGCAGGTCCCGCCGCCCCGCCGCTGA